In the Euphorbia lathyris chromosome 5, ddEupLath1.1, whole genome shotgun sequence genome, one interval contains:
- the LOC136230064 gene encoding protein ecdysoneless homolog, which translates to MATPSDRDPFTSVFADTHSRVPEDTVFFAIFPDSSLSNSFSSSSTPSLSLQSLHLQILQFISPYTSSYIWQHDPFSLSISSFSSPSCLCSSNSSIPHLHGKLRFGDNIEDEWFVVFLLFLISRQFPSLSIRVWDNDGEFLLIEAAFHLPRWIDPENSANRVFIRRGDLHLVPQSRLANPTLIDSLKFLIYYEEESRATEAIQKAVKHRISQYPERARQNTHQVRVRVPVSVAQVLKHEPCLVSLAVEGFYDRDIDTMKYAAKMEKFLSKGREEELVSLGVKMSRAMYAQLMQQNFQAPKCYPMPSRGDDMRAYLEAESGMKIACGFEMMYQLRRKEGEEGKGSTWNKYKETLETSGYFEGLLPGSKEYKRLLEKAEEYYRNSALFTKTSEMMSAPVRRIDEILATPHSADDFQNQEIPPSDDDSWLYNGENELNTALQERQKEMDMYNAKSKKKQKSKEQQDAGPSSDADFADFDLGHIAKTMQAFVEKVSSYKGAEVPEDRNLEVDIDVDRFLKDMESVMKTRDPQDNTSDGDTEETSSSDMDFDESEDGGDIMEPFEENEEGEETFMHTYSNALNEELKNTTLQKSFVRANEQASNKKEGTSNDMDEEFTPVDVDVNLVKSLLDSFSSQQGEAGPASNLLGLMGLQLPPDDKGKSKGKGKGSSN; encoded by the exons ATGGCGACACCGTCAGACCGAGACCCTTTCACCTCAGTATTTGCCGATACTCACTCCCGCGTACCAGAAGATACCGTTTTTTTCGCAATATTCCCTGATTCTTCCCTCTCCaattccttctcttcttcttctactcCATCCCTTTCCCTCCAATCTCTTCATCTTCAAATCCTTCAATTCATTTCTCCTTACACTTCCTCTTATATTTGGCAACATGACCCTTTCTCTCTATCTATCTCCTCTTTCTCCTCCCCTTCCTGCCTCTGTTCCTCCAACTCTTCTATCCCCCACCTCCACGGCAAGCTCCGTTTCGGCGACAATATTGAGGATGAATGGTTCGTCGTCTTTCTCCTCTTCCTTATCTCCCGCCAATTCCCTTCCCTCTCTATTCGCGTATGGGATAACGACGGCGAGTTCCTCCTCATTGAAGCCGCTTTTCATCTTCCTCGCTGGATTGACCCCGAAAACAGTGCTAACCGCGTCTTCATTCGCCGTGGCGATCTTCATCTCGTCCCCCAAAGCCGCTTAGCTAACCCTACCTTAATCGACTCATTGAAATTTTTGATTTACTACGAAGAGGAGTCACGAGCTACGGAGGCTATTCAGAAAGCGGTGAAACACCGGATTTCGCAGTATCCAGAGAGAGCGAGACAAAATACGCATCAGGTTCGGGTTAGGGTTCCGGTATCAGTGGCGCAAGTTCTCAAGCACGAACCATGCTTAGTATCTTTGGCAGTTGAGGGGTTCTACGATAGAGATATTGATACGATGAAGTACGCAGCGAAAATGGAGAAGTTTTTAAGTAAAGGAAGAGAGGAGGAACTGGTCTCGTTGGGCGTTAAGATGTCTAGGGCCATGTATGCGCAATTAATGCAGCAGAACTTTCAGGCACCCAAGTGCTATCCTATGCCAAGTAGAGGGGATGATATGAGAGCGTATTTGGAGGCAGAGTCGGGAATGAAGATTGCTTGTGGGTTCGAGATGATGTATCAGTTAAGGAGGAAAGAAGGCGAGGAAGGGAAAGGGAGTACGTGGAATAAGTACAAGGAAACTTTGGAGACGAGTGGGTACTTCGAAGGATTGTTGCCGGGCTCAAAGGAGTACAAGAGGTTGCTGGAGAAAGCTGAGGAGTATTATAGAAACAGTGCTCTGTTTACAAAGACCAG TGAGATGATGAGTGCTCCCGTGAGACGAATTGATGAGATACTTGCTACACCACATTCGGCTGATGATTTTCAGAATCAGGAGATTCCTCCTTCTGATGATGATTCTTGGCTTTACAATGGAGAGAATGAGTTGAATACTGCTCTTCAGGAGAGACAAAAAGAGATGGATATGTATAATGCTAAATCGAAGAAGAAACAGAAGTCCAAAGAGCAGCAGGATGCTGGTCCTTCATCTGATGCTGACTTTGCTGATTTTGATCTTGGTCATATTGCAAAAACCATGCAGGCGTTTGTGGAGAAGGTGTCCAGCTACAAAGGAGCAGAAGTTCCAGAAGACAG GAACCTGGAAGTAGATATCGATGTGGACCGTTTTCTAAAAGACATGGAGTCGGTGATGAAGACTCGTGATCCTCAAGATAATACCAGTGATGGTGATACCGAAGAAACATCATCATCTGACATGGATTTTG ACGAATCTGAAGATGGAGGTGATATCATGGAACCCTTTGAGGAGAATGAGGAGGGAGAGGAGACTTTCATGCATACTTATTCAAACGCTTTAAATGAGGAGCTGAAGAACACCACTCTCCAAAAGAGCTTCGTTCGTGCAAATGAGCAGGCCTCCAACAAGAAAGAG GGAACATCAAATGACATGGATGAAGAGTTTACGCCAGTGGATGTTGATGTGAACCTGGTGAAGAGTCTTCTAGATTCCTTTTCTTCCCAACAAGGAGAAGCTGGTCCTGCTTCCAATCTGCTTGGGCTGATGGGTCTCCAACTCCCACCAGATGACAAAGGCAAAAgcaaaggcaaaggcaaagGAAGCTCTAATTAA
- the LOC136230065 gene encoding nicotinamidase 1 yields MVSESIDLLKQELPLQQDSFLINGHLNIGLVLVDLVNGFCTVGAGNLAPKQPDKQISTMVEESVRLARAFCDKNWPVLAFLDTHHPDIPEHPYPPHCIAGTDEARLVPELQWLEEEPNVVLKCKDCIDGFVGSIEKDGSNVFIDWVKDNKIKIVLVVGICTDICVLDFVSSTLSARNRGILAPLEEVIVYSKACATFDFPVHVAVNIKDAVAHPQELMHHIGLYIAKGRGAKVVSEVSFSELQ; encoded by the exons ATGGTATCTGAATCAATTGATTTGTTGAAGCAGGAGCTCCCTCTACAACAAGATTCTTTTCTTATTAATGGTCATCTTAACATTGGCCTTGTCCTCGTCGATCTTGTTAATGGATTCTGCACTGTCGGCGCTGGCAATTTg GCCCCAAAGCAGCCGGACAAGCAAATATCGACGATGGTTGAGGAGTCGGTGAGGCTTGCCAGAGCATTTTGTGATAAGAATTGGCCTGTTTTAGCCTTTCTTGATACCCATCATCCTGATATTCCTGAGCATCCTTACCCGCCTCATTGTATTGCTGGAACTGATGAGGCAAGACTTGTTCCAG AATTGCAATGGTTGGAAGAGGAACCTAATGTGGTATTGAAGTGCAAGGATTGCATTGATGGGTTTGTGGGTTCAATTGAGAAAGATGGTTCCAATGTGTTTATTGATTGGGTCAAAgataataaaatcaaaatt GTATTGGTGGTAGGGATATGTACAGATATATGTGTGCTGGATTTTGTGAGTTCAACTTTATCTGCCAGAAATAGGGGGATTCTTGCTCCTTTAGAGGAAGTCATTGTCTATTCTAAAGCTTGTGCAACCTTTGACTTTCCAGTTCATGTTGCCGTAAATATCAAAGATGCTGTTGCACATCCCCAG GAGCTGATGCATCACATAGGGCTTTACATAGCAAAGGGAAGGGGAGCTAAGGTGGTGTCGGAGGTATCTTTCAGTGAACTACAATAG
- the LOC136230063 gene encoding protein NETWORKED 2A has translation MLQRAASNAYSWWWASHIRTKQSKWMDQNLQDMEEKVQYVLKLIEEDGDSFARRAEMYYKKRPELISFVEESYRAYRALAERYDHISTELQNANNTIASVFPEQVQFAMEDDDEEEASSRRFPRKASEPSKANIPKVPTKAPREVKKAFTPANKKLQSRMSMKVPIAHPVAKSGLSSSEGLHEIDKLQRNILALQTEKEFLKSSYEGQLAKYWEIDKEITAMQEKVCVLQDEFGAGTVIEDSEARTVMASAALKSCHDTLSQLEKKHEKSVEEAKVEHERIDDAREKLNSLKEEILDEKIDHKNPVGGKGAAGELKNSDQEPETITQERKDMELLREKIREHISAGPSSLSVTEFAEQIDEVVNKVINLEASVSVQTALIQRMRTETDDLQTKIGILEGDKATLINGKKDLREKLREMEEKLIGLQELDQTVEGQNKSLQMHFSEAHQDLDQLNEKLHNVKPDEEPNASVEVDAEVRTVESIQELQNSKLQPEIKDSDTSLKDNESNLDESQTVKQQEQIEGVEVSDSSHKEKASDDDKEGEPDWKHLYTVGMKDREKFLLDEYTTVLRNYKDAKKELLDAAQKNGDGLFDITIQLRELRSANAKKDELIKVLRSKLGLLQAGTGDENESETESFTEADDRLFSMELPEISLVEQKFRTGIDEVLEENLDFWLRFSSTFHQIQKFETEIKDLQSELSKLEEKQKKQEGSTDSKKQDSSNHDAKSALKSDAKPLYAHLSEIHTELSMWLETGVQLKDEVKSRFSSLCDIQEEITAALKESAEDDDIKFTSYNAAKFQGEILNMKQENNKVADELQAGLDHVTTLQLEVERTLAKLGEEYKLSGSKDQPNIQLQHSDSRSRIPLRSFIFGIKPKKQKHSFFSCVTPLQKKYNGFKSGVSL, from the coding sequence ATATGGAAGAGAAGGTCCAATATGTCCTGAAACTGATAGAAGAGGATGGAGACTCTTTTGCCAGGAGGGCAGAAATGTACTACAAGAAAAGGCCTGAACTTATTAGTTTCGTCGAAGAATCTTATCGAGCATACCGCGCTCTAGCTGAACGTTATGATCACATTTCAACTGAGCTACAAAATGCTAACAACACCATTGCTTCTGTTTTCCCTGAACAAGTACAGTTTGCTATGGAAGATGACGACGAAGAAGAAGCCTCAAGCCGTCGCTTCCCTAGAAAGGCTTCAGAGCCTTCAAAAGCTAATATTCCCAAAGTCCCAACGAAGGCTCCAAGAGAAGTGAAGAAAGCTTTCACGCCGGCTAATAAGAAATTACAATCTAGGATGTCCATGAAAGTACCTATTGCTCATCCAGTTGCTAAGTCCGGTTTGAGCAGCTCCGAAGGACTTCATGAAATCGACAAGCTGCAGAGAAATATTCTGGCTTTGCAAACTGAGAAGGAGTTTCTTAAGAGTTCTTACGAGGGTCAGCTAGCCAAGTATTGGGAGATTGATAAGGAAATCACAGCAATGCAGGAGAAGGTTTGTGTTTTGCAAGATGAATTCGGTGCAGGCACTGTTATTGAAGATAGTGAAGCTCGCACTGTGATGGCTTCAGCAGCCCTGAAATCGTGCCATGATACTTTGTCTCAGTTGGAGAAAAAACACGAGAAATCTGTAGAAGAAGCTAAAGTGGAGCATGAAAGGATCGATGATGCTCGAGAGAAGCTGAATTCACTCAAGGAAGAAATTTTAGATGAAAAGATCGATCACAAAAATCCAGTTGGTGGTAAAGGCGCAGCAGGAGAGTTGAAAAACTCAGACCAAGAACCGGAAACCATCACTCAAGAAAGAAAGGATATGGAGTTGTTGCGTGAAAAGATTAGGGAACACATTAGTGCTGGACCTTCATCTTTATCTGTGACAGAATTTGCAGAGCAAATTGATGAGGTTGTGAACAAGGTCATTAACTTAGAAGCTTCAGTTTCAGTACAGACAGCTCTTATACAGAGAATGAGAACAGAAACAGATGATCTTCAAACAAAAATCGGAATCCTCGAAGGTGATAAGGCAACACTTATCAATGGGAAAAAAGATTTACGAGAAAAGCTGAGAGAAATGGAGGAAAAGTTAATTGGACTTCAGGAGCTAGACCAAACTGTTGAAGGCCAGAATAAGAGTCTCCAAATGCATTTTAGTGAAGCACATCAAGATCTCGATCAGCTTAACGAGAAACTGCATAATGTGAAGCCAGATGAGGAGCCTAATGCTTCTGTTGAAGTGGATGCAGAGGTCAGAACTGTTGAAAGCATTcaagaattgcagaattcaaagcTGCAACCGGAGATTAAGGATTCTGATACGTCGCTGAAAGACAATGAATCTAATCTTGATGAATCACAAACTGTGAAACAACAAGAGCAGATTGAAGGCGTTGAAGTTTCGGACTCTTCGCATAAGGAAAAGGCAAGCGATGATGACAAAGAAGGTGAGCCTGACTGGAAGCACTTGTACACCGTAGGTATGAAagatagagaaaagtttttacTGGATGAGTATACTACAGTTCTTCGAAATTACAAGGATGCCAAGAAGGAGCTCCTAGATGCAGCACAGAAAAACGGGGATGGCCTCTTCGATATAACAATACAGTTAAGAGAGCTAAGAAGTGCTAATGCGAAGAAGGATGAACTGATTAAAGTGTTGCGAAGTAAACTAGGTCTTCTTCAAGCAGGAACCGGGGATGAGAATGAATCTGAGACAGAATCCTTTACAGAAGCAGATGATAGATTGTTTTCGATGGAGCTGCCAGAAATCTCACTAGTTGAACAAAAATTCCGGACAGGCATTGATGAAGTGCTAGAGGAGAATTTAGATTTCTGGTTAAGGTTCAGCTCTACATTCCATCAAATACAGAAGtttgaaactgaaataaaagatttacagtCTGAATTGTCAAAACTCGAGGAAAAACAAAAGAAGCAAGAGGGTAGCACTGATTCAAAAAAGCAAGATAGTAGTAACCATGATGCAAAAAGTGCTCTTAAATCAGATGCAAAACCACTATATGCTCATCTTAGCGAGATACATACAGAATTATCAATGTGGCTAGAAACAGGAGTGCAATTGAAAGATGAAGTGAAGAGCAGATTCTCATCGTTGTGCGATATTCAAGAAGAAATAACAGCTGCATTGAAGGAGAGTGCTGAGGATGACGACATCAAGTTTACAAGCTACAATGCAGCAAAATTCCAAGGTGAGATTTTGAACATGAAGCAAGAGAATAACAAAGTGGCCGATGAACTGCAGGCTGGCTTAGATCATGTCACGACACTCCAGTTAGAAGTTGAGAGAACTTTGGCGAAGTTGGGCGAAGAATACAAGCTTTCTGGCTCAAAGGACCAACCCAATATCCAACTTCAACATTCAGACAGCCGATCTCGTATTCCTTTGCGCTCATTCATCTTCGGTATCAAACCCAAGAAGCAGAAGCATTCCTTCTTCTCGTGTGTCACCCCTCTGCAAAAGAAATATAATGGGTTTAAATCAGGAGTAAGTTTGTAG